A single genomic interval of Roseomonas aeriglobus harbors:
- a CDS encoding M1 family metallopeptidase, giving the protein MTGKFHGAGLAALAATLVLSAPAAAQALRQTKGNFEDKFRQLEGEDWPTPTDYRNASGAPGYRYWQQKVDYDITARLDEAKRTVSGRQTIKYRNNSPDALPYLWLLLDQNDYKRSSIAAMTETTGGDSITLGEIRRVKRMQEWEGGFTIAAVRDAAGNPLKFSFTDTLMRIELPQAVAANGGEVTFTIDWSFPMVENKVVGGRSGYECFTAQGEDGNCIFEGAQWFPRLAVYSDYEGWHNKAFLGNGEFTLEFGDYRVDLTVPSDHVVSATGVLQNPDTILSPAQRQRLEQAKTATAPVYVVTPEEAEAAERGKAAGEKTWRFAAQNVRDFGWASSRKFAWDAMGVKQDSAEQPLVMAMSFFPKEARPLWDAYSTKSIAHTIDVYSRFSFPYPYPVAQSVNGPVGGMEYPMISFNGPRPVKDKKTGALTYTERAKYGLIGVVIHEVGHNFFPMIVNSDERQWTWMDEGLNSFLQFQAEKLWDKDFPSRRGEPRGIAEYMLSQNQVPLMTQSDSVLQFGANGYWKPAVALVILRETILGRELFDRAFREYANRWRFKHPTPYDFFRTMEESSGVDLDWFWRGWFYTTDHVDISLDSVVRARIDGGDPVAESAERRRIRQSEPKSLTASRNTERTVVERDPATRDFYNETDEFTVTPKQRRQAAEAAADLTPEERAARATTDNFYRFTFSNRGGLVMPVILKVDYADGTTETKRIPAEIWRHDSRRVTWQLVTPKTVTRAELDPLWETADADRSNNIFDGRIETKTLSIDEPTSIPNRMKDSDVKVLPGSLRTLPNAGN; this is encoded by the coding sequence TTGACCGGAAAGTTTCACGGCGCGGGGCTCGCCGCCCTTGCCGCCACGCTGGTGCTGTCCGCCCCCGCCGCCGCGCAAGCGCTCCGCCAGACCAAGGGCAATTTCGAAGACAAGTTCCGCCAGCTGGAGGGCGAGGACTGGCCGACCCCGACCGACTATCGCAACGCCAGCGGGGCGCCGGGCTATCGCTATTGGCAGCAGAAAGTTGACTACGACATCACCGCTCGTCTGGACGAAGCCAAGCGCACGGTGTCCGGTCGCCAGACTATCAAATATCGCAACAACTCGCCCGACGCGCTGCCCTATCTTTGGCTGCTGCTCGACCAGAATGATTACAAGCGCTCGTCGATCGCGGCGATGACCGAGACGACCGGTGGCGACAGCATCACGCTCGGCGAAATCCGCCGCGTGAAGCGAATGCAGGAATGGGAGGGCGGCTTCACCATCGCTGCGGTCCGCGATGCGGCCGGCAACCCGCTCAAATTCTCGTTCACCGATACGCTGATGCGGATCGAGCTACCCCAGGCGGTCGCGGCCAATGGCGGCGAAGTGACCTTCACCATCGACTGGTCGTTCCCGATGGTCGAAAACAAGGTCGTCGGCGGGCGCTCCGGCTATGAATGCTTCACGGCACAGGGCGAGGACGGAAACTGCATCTTCGAAGGCGCGCAGTGGTTCCCGCGGCTGGCGGTCTATTCGGACTATGAAGGCTGGCACAACAAGGCGTTCCTAGGCAACGGCGAGTTCACCCTGGAATTCGGCGACTATCGCGTCGATCTGACCGTGCCGTCCGACCATGTCGTCTCGGCCACCGGCGTGCTGCAGAATCCGGACACGATCCTGAGCCCCGCTCAGCGCCAGCGCCTGGAGCAGGCGAAGACCGCCACTGCCCCCGTCTATGTCGTTACGCCCGAGGAAGCCGAAGCCGCCGAGCGCGGCAAGGCAGCAGGTGAAAAGACGTGGCGCTTCGCCGCGCAGAACGTCCGCGACTTCGGCTGGGCCTCCAGCCGCAAGTTCGCCTGGGACGCGATGGGCGTGAAACAGGACAGCGCAGAACAGCCGCTCGTCATGGCGATGTCCTTCTTCCCCAAGGAAGCGCGCCCGCTGTGGGACGCCTATTCGACCAAGTCGATCGCCCACACGATCGACGTCTATTCGCGCTTCTCCTTCCCCTATCCTTATCCGGTCGCGCAGTCGGTCAACGGGCCGGTCGGGGGGATGGAATATCCGATGATTTCCTTCAACGGCCCACGACCGGTGAAGGACAAGAAAACCGGTGCACTCACCTATACCGAGCGCGCGAAATACGGGCTGATCGGGGTCGTCATCCACGAAGTCGGACACAATTTCTTCCCGATGATCGTCAATTCGGACGAGCGCCAGTGGACGTGGATGGACGAGGGGCTGAACAGCTTCCTGCAGTTCCAGGCCGAAAAGCTGTGGGACAAGGACTTCCCCTCCCGCCGCGGCGAACCGCGCGGAATTGCCGAGTACATGCTCTCGCAGAACCAGGTCCCGCTGATGACCCAGTCGGATTCGGTGCTGCAGTTCGGCGCGAACGGCTATTGGAAACCAGCGGTGGCGCTGGTCATCCTGCGCGAGACGATCCTGGGGCGTGAGCTGTTCGACCGCGCCTTCCGCGAATATGCCAACCGCTGGCGCTTCAAGCATCCGACACCGTACGACTTCTTCCGGACGATGGAGGAAAGCTCAGGCGTCGATCTCGACTGGTTCTGGCGCGGGTGGTTCTACACGACCGACCATGTCGACATCTCGCTCGATTCAGTCGTACGGGCGCGGATCGACGGGGGTGACCCGGTGGCCGAAAGCGCCGAGCGCCGCCGTATCCGCCAAAGTGAGCCCAAGTCGCTGACCGCCTCGCGCAACACCGAGCGAACGGTCGTCGAGCGCGATCCGGCGACCCGCGACTTCTACAACGAAACCGACGAGTTCACCGTGACGCCGAAGCAGCGCCGGCAGGCGGCGGAAGCGGCCGCGGACCTGACGCCGGAAGAGCGCGCGGCGCGTGCGACGACGGACAATTTCTATCGCTTCACCTTCTCCAACCGCGGCGGGCTGGTGATGCCGGTCATCCTGAAGGTCGATTACGCGGACGGCACGACCGAAACGAAGCGTATCCCCGCCGAAATCTGGCGCCACGACAGCCGCCGCGTGACGTGGCAGCTGGTGACGCCGAAGACCGTCACCCGCGCCGAGCTCGATCCGCTGTGGGAAACGGCCGACGCCGACCGGTCGAACAACATCTTCGACGGGCGGATCGAGACGAAGACGCTGAGCATCGACGAGCCGACCAGCATCCCGAACCGGATGAAGGATTCGGACGTGAAGGTGTTGCCGGGGTCGCTCCGCACATTGCCGAATGCGGGGAACTGA
- a CDS encoding PAS-domain containing protein, translating to MIAMTTTTAVLAGAVLALLIAGAAWALYTGLSARVEARLLTDESSRSNALLGTGPAQAAIVRGDGRVELPQRVADWLGLTSAPRYLTDLGSTSEGLPQDDLDALSAAVLAAQRAGKPFRMSVVARGASRRLSVVGVRAPEAALAPGGVVLWFSDQTESEEEIGRLAAEAQDLHEAFEALAGLIEAAPMPMWYRDRDLALAMVNSAYVEAVEAPDARTAIDRGLELVEGSGMGGPLANAAIARDTGRPQMAAVPATIGGARRMLRVHDVPLATGGVAGFAVDVDELEQARGGMKRFGEAQRAMLDRLSAGVAQFAPDRSLIFCNQPFRRIFGLREEWLRDRPEFDRVLERMREAKRLPEVRDFPAWKTERRGWFLSPEAGQEENWHLPSGTHLRVVPQPLPDGGLVVVFEDRTEQVQLASARDTLLRVRTATFDNLYEALGVFAADGRLQIWNQKFRSLWGFEEELLASHPRVDALAKAAAPKLENPRSAEVIGDLVRSATVDRLNRAGRFAFADGRQFEFAAVPLPDGNALFTMLDVTASRRVERALTDRNEALEAADRVKTQFVANMSYELRTPLTSIKGFAEMLHGGYAGAMTEAGTGYAEAILQSVDRLSALVDDVLDLTQEDAAGKRGQVDLELLAREAVESIAAEAQAKRIALAVDVLGSAGRVTGDPVRLRQSVEHLLRHAIAGTRVEGRVLLHIDGTDGRARIVVSDDGPGMSKEQAAKAFDRFAHHGIARDGERALGLGLPLAKRFVEAHGGTIALVSEPGQGTLVTIELPR from the coding sequence ATGATCGCGATGACGACCACCACGGCGGTATTGGCGGGGGCTGTCCTCGCGCTGTTGATCGCCGGCGCGGCGTGGGCGCTCTACACCGGCCTGTCGGCGCGGGTCGAAGCGCGGTTGCTGACCGACGAGAGCAGCCGCAGCAACGCGCTGCTCGGTACCGGCCCCGCGCAGGCGGCGATCGTGCGCGGCGACGGGCGTGTCGAGCTGCCGCAACGCGTGGCCGACTGGCTGGGGCTGACGAGCGCGCCGCGCTATCTGACCGATCTCGGCTCGACGAGCGAAGGCCTGCCCCAGGATGATCTGGATGCGCTATCGGCCGCCGTGCTGGCGGCGCAGCGGGCCGGCAAGCCGTTCCGCATGAGCGTCGTCGCGCGGGGCGCGTCGCGGCGGTTGTCGGTCGTCGGCGTGCGCGCGCCCGAGGCAGCATTGGCGCCGGGCGGCGTCGTCCTGTGGTTCTCCGACCAGACCGAGAGCGAGGAGGAGATCGGTCGTCTCGCTGCCGAGGCGCAGGACCTGCACGAGGCGTTCGAGGCGCTGGCGGGCCTGATCGAGGCCGCGCCGATGCCCATGTGGTATCGCGACCGCGACCTGGCGCTGGCGATGGTCAATTCCGCCTATGTCGAGGCGGTCGAGGCCCCCGACGCGCGGACTGCGATCGATCGCGGACTGGAACTGGTCGAAGGGTCGGGCATGGGCGGCCCGCTCGCCAACGCGGCCATCGCGCGCGACACCGGCAGGCCGCAGATGGCCGCGGTGCCGGCGACGATCGGCGGGGCGCGCCGGATGCTGCGCGTCCATGACGTGCCGCTGGCAACCGGCGGCGTCGCGGGCTTCGCGGTCGACGTCGACGAGCTCGAACAGGCGCGCGGCGGCATGAAGCGTTTCGGCGAGGCGCAGCGGGCGATGCTCGACCGTCTGTCCGCAGGCGTCGCGCAGTTCGCGCCCGATCGCAGCCTCATCTTCTGCAACCAGCCGTTTCGTCGGATTTTCGGCCTGCGCGAGGAGTGGCTGCGCGATCGCCCGGAGTTCGACCGCGTGCTCGAGCGCATGCGCGAGGCGAAGCGCCTGCCCGAGGTCCGCGACTTTCCGGCGTGGAAGACCGAGCGCCGCGGCTGGTTCCTGTCGCCCGAGGCGGGGCAGGAGGAAAATTGGCACCTGCCGAGCGGGACCCACCTGCGCGTCGTGCCGCAACCGTTGCCCGATGGCGGGCTGGTCGTGGTGTTCGAGGATCGCACCGAGCAGGTCCAGCTGGCGAGTGCGCGCGACACGCTGCTGCGCGTGCGGACCGCGACATTCGACAACCTCTACGAAGCGCTGGGCGTGTTCGCCGCGGACGGGCGGTTGCAGATCTGGAATCAGAAGTTTCGATCGCTCTGGGGGTTCGAGGAGGAATTGCTCGCCAGCCATCCGCGGGTCGATGCGCTGGCCAAGGCAGCCGCGCCCAAGTTGGAGAATCCGCGCAGTGCCGAGGTCATCGGCGACCTCGTCCGGTCGGCGACGGTCGATCGATTGAATCGCGCCGGGCGCTTCGCCTTTGCCGATGGACGACAATTCGAATTTGCCGCTGTGCCGCTGCCCGATGGCAATGCGCTGTTCACGATGCTCGACGTCACCGCCAGCCGCCGGGTCGAGCGGGCCTTGACCGACCGTAACGAGGCGCTGGAGGCGGCGGACCGGGTGAAGACGCAGTTCGTCGCCAACATGAGCTATGAGCTTCGCACGCCGCTCACCTCGATCAAGGGCTTCGCCGAGATGCTGCACGGCGGCTATGCGGGTGCGATGACCGAGGCGGGGACCGGTTACGCCGAGGCCATCCTGCAATCGGTCGATCGCCTGTCCGCGCTGGTCGACGATGTGCTCGACCTGACGCAGGAGGATGCGGCCGGCAAGCGGGGGCAGGTCGACCTGGAACTGCTGGCGCGCGAGGCGGTCGAGAGCATCGCCGCCGAGGCGCAGGCCAAGCGGATCGCGCTGGCGGTCGACGTGCTCGGGTCGGCGGGCCGCGTGACGGGCGATCCGGTGCGGCTGCGCCAGTCGGTCGAGCATCTGTTGCGCCATGCGATCGCGGGAACGCGGGTCGAGGGGCGGGTGCTGCTGCATATCGATGGGACGGACGGCAGGGCGCGGATCGTCGTGTCGGACGATGGCCCCGGCATGAGCAAGGAGCAGGCAGCGAAGGCGTTCGACCGGTTCGCCCATCATGGCATCGCGCGGGACGGGGAGCGGGCGCTGGGGCTGGGGCTGCCGCTCGCCAAGCGGTTCGTCGAGGCGCACGGGGGCACGATCGCGCTGGTCAGCGAGCCCGGGCAGGGTACGCTGGTGACAATCGAGTTGCCGCGGTGA
- the tsaE gene encoding tRNA (adenosine(37)-N6)-threonylcarbamoyltransferase complex ATPase subunit type 1 TsaE, with amino-acid sequence MLLPDAESTDTFGRRLAPLVQVGDVITLSGPLGAGKTSIARGLLSALGLPGEAPSPSFAIVQPYDPPEVRLPVLHVDLYRIDDPADLDELGLDDARWTSLLLVEWAEHAGPDAWPDALHLTLSVADDGGRVLTAAVPPGWEDRWSRI; translated from the coding sequence GTGCTGCTCCCCGACGCCGAGTCTACCGACACATTCGGCCGCCGCCTCGCGCCCTTGGTGCAGGTCGGCGACGTCATCACGCTGTCGGGCCCACTCGGCGCCGGCAAGACCAGCATTGCCCGCGGGCTGCTGTCCGCGCTTGGGCTGCCGGGCGAGGCGCCATCGCCGAGCTTCGCGATCGTCCAGCCCTATGACCCGCCCGAAGTGCGGCTGCCGGTGCTGCACGTCGATCTCTATCGCATCGACGATCCGGCCGACCTCGACGAACTGGGCCTCGACGACGCGCGCTGGACGTCGCTGCTGCTGGTCGAATGGGCCGAGCATGCCGGGCCGGACGCCTGGCCGGACGCCCTGCATTTGACGCTGTCGGTCGCGGACGACGGCGGGCGTGTCTTGACAGCCGCGGTGCCGCCGGGCTGGGAGGATCGATGGTCCCGGATATGA
- a CDS encoding phosphotransferase, whose amino-acid sequence MVPDMNPPAMAAEFLKSLGWEDADVVPLAGDASFRRYFRAVGHERSAILMDAPPPHEDPRPFIAIAEWLGGHGFGAPQILGSDLTHGLVLLEDFGDARFRETVDAAPESELRLYEEAVDVLIRLRDVPAADIPPYDAGQLHREAALLTEWYCPAVAADVDVDGYRAAWDAVFATAIADTPVTVLRDYHAENLMLIERGLGLLDFQDALAGHPAYDLVSLLQDARRDVHPDLEAAMLDRYLRITGAGEAFSTAYHVLGAQRNAKIVGIFTRLWQRDGKPRYPGLCPRVWEYLNRDLEHPALAPVKAWFDANLPLELRGDPMVIAQR is encoded by the coding sequence ATGGTCCCGGATATGAACCCGCCCGCGATGGCGGCCGAATTCTTGAAGTCTTTGGGGTGGGAGGATGCCGACGTCGTGCCGCTGGCCGGCGACGCGTCGTTCCGCCGCTATTTCCGTGCGGTCGGGCATGAACGCTCGGCCATTTTGATGGACGCGCCGCCGCCGCACGAGGACCCGCGCCCCTTCATCGCAATCGCCGAGTGGTTGGGCGGACACGGCTTCGGCGCGCCGCAGATCCTGGGCAGCGATCTGACCCACGGGCTGGTGCTGCTCGAGGACTTCGGCGACGCGCGCTTCCGCGAGACGGTCGACGCCGCGCCGGAAAGCGAGCTGCGGCTGTACGAGGAAGCGGTCGACGTCCTCATCCGCCTGCGCGACGTACCCGCCGCCGATATCCCGCCGTACGACGCCGGCCAGCTGCACCGCGAAGCCGCGCTGCTGACGGAGTGGTATTGCCCGGCGGTCGCCGCAGACGTCGATGTCGACGGCTATCGCGCGGCGTGGGACGCCGTGTTCGCGACGGCGATCGCCGACACGCCGGTGACCGTGCTGCGCGACTATCACGCCGAGAACCTGATGCTGATCGAGCGGGGGCTTGGCCTGCTCGATTTCCAGGACGCGCTGGCTGGTCATCCGGCTTACGACCTCGTCTCGCTGCTTCAGGATGCGCGGCGCGATGTGCATCCTGATCTGGAGGCAGCGATGCTGGACCGGTATCTGCGCATCACGGGTGCGGGCGAGGCGTTCTCGACCGCCTACCACGTCCTCGGGGCGCAGCGGAACGCGAAGATCGTCGGCATCTTCACCCGTCTGTGGCAGCGCGACGGCAAGCCGCGCTATCCGGGACTGTGCCCGCGGGTGTGGGAATATCTGAACCGCGATCTGGAGCATCCCGCGCTCGCCCCGGTGAAGGCGTGGTTCGATGCCAATCTGCCGCTCGAGCTGCGCGGCGACCCGATGGTGATCGCTCAGCGATGA
- a CDS encoding nucleotidyltransferase family protein — MTRTLAIRPDPGAQVPQTAMVMAAGLGKRMRPLTATRPKPLVEVAGKPLIDHVFDRLRSAGVPRAVVNVHYMADALEAHLRARVKDIDVVVSDERKQLMETGGGLIQARDMLGDAPFLCINSDNLWIDGPTDAIRALAAAWDDARMDALLLMVPLARAHSHRGKGDFHLDPFGRIIGRREAGKLAPFVYTGVQILHPRVLVDAPEGPFSTMLFWERAIEAGRAWGLVHQGLWFDVGSPPAIPAAEAILADG, encoded by the coding sequence ATGACCCGTACGCTCGCGATCCGCCCCGATCCCGGCGCGCAGGTGCCGCAGACCGCGATGGTGATGGCCGCGGGCCTCGGCAAGCGGATGCGTCCATTGACCGCGACGCGTCCCAAACCCCTGGTCGAGGTCGCCGGCAAGCCGCTGATCGACCATGTCTTCGACCGGCTGCGGTCGGCCGGCGTGCCGCGCGCGGTCGTCAACGTCCATTACATGGCTGACGCGCTGGAGGCGCATCTGCGCGCGCGGGTGAAGGATATCGACGTCGTCGTGTCCGACGAGCGCAAGCAGCTGATGGAGACGGGCGGCGGCCTGATCCAGGCGCGCGACATGCTGGGGGATGCGCCGTTCCTGTGCATCAACAGCGACAACCTGTGGATCGACGGCCCGACCGATGCGATCCGCGCACTCGCAGCGGCGTGGGACGATGCGCGGATGGACGCGCTGCTGTTGATGGTGCCGCTGGCGCGCGCGCACAGCCATCGCGGCAAGGGCGACTTCCACCTCGACCCGTTCGGGCGGATCATCGGCCGTCGCGAGGCGGGCAAGCTGGCGCCGTTCGTCTACACCGGCGTTCAGATCCTCCACCCGCGCGTCCTGGTCGATGCGCCGGAGGGGCCGTTCTCGACGATGCTGTTCTGGGAGCGCGCGATCGAGGCCGGTCGGGCGTGGGGGCTGGTCCATCAGGGGCTATGGTTCGACGTCGGCTCGCCGCCCGCGATCCCTGCGGCGGAGGCGATCCTTGCCGATGGCTGA
- a CDS encoding PD-(D/E)XK nuclease family protein, which yields MADRRRPGLYTIPRHRAFADALAAGLIARYSDAGMGLARGVVIVPTNRARRAINDAFVRASGGALLLPRIVAVGDVDLEEAVGALFDLDAAEPVPAAVEPLQRRLILARLVQEADPALDAAEAVRLAGDLGRTLDQLLIEEVSPAGLRDIALAEGLSEHWARALSSFTLVLDRWPAELAGHGRIELAERRSRLLDRTAAAWRARPPEGFVCAAGVTSVAPAVARLLRTISELPNGSVVLPGVDLAMGDEEWDALGPFERDEVTGRQPRGEETHPQYHLKILLRRMGVARGEVRTWRAGSEVDAPPARGRMIATALSPAEFTHEWSALKPGQRNLSGVRALEAATPAEEAQAIALALREVLETPGRTGALVTPDRALAGRVVAHLARWGVAIDDSAGRPLSQTPPGALLLALAEAATGDFAPLPLLALLKHPLIAAGDERPVWLEGVRALDMALRGPRPPAGLDGLTQHFAEAGGIAAERWPTICGRLAPVGRVLADSPTLGDALACLREAATRLCGDTLWSRVDGRAAAELLAELEERAQSGPTTVTPGTLPALLRTLMDEVAIRPVRGSHPRLAIYGLVEAQLQSADLMVLAGLNEGVWPGLPSPDPWLAPRIRAELGLPGLDWRIGLAAHDLAGGLGAPEVLLTRARRDARSPTIASRFWLRLQALAGEGWARADHLLDWARGLDHPHAHRPADRPQPSPPLDRRPTRIAVTDVDRLKADPYAFYAKQILKLRPLDAVDADPSAAWRGTEVHAILRQAWEEDGLDAVRLRARAQGWLADAHPMLRALWQPRLMEAIDWIGAQMTAMRDEGRDVLAVEKKGEIPLAGVTLYGIFDRIDRLAGGGIGIIDYKTGKPPSTAAVRAGFSLQLGLLGLIAERGGFEGVRGAAQAFEYWSLGKGKDGFGYVATPVDAAGKYGRIVTEEFVPLAERSFAEAAGKWLTGVEPFTAKLVPEFAPYAEYDQLMRRDEWYGRD from the coding sequence ATGGCTGATCGGCGTCGGCCGGGGCTCTACACCATCCCCCGGCACCGGGCGTTCGCCGACGCGCTCGCCGCCGGGCTGATCGCGCGCTATTCGGACGCCGGTATGGGGCTGGCGCGCGGCGTCGTCATAGTGCCGACCAACCGCGCGCGCCGGGCGATCAACGACGCGTTCGTGCGGGCGAGCGGCGGGGCGTTGCTGCTGCCGCGGATCGTCGCGGTCGGAGACGTCGATCTGGAAGAAGCGGTCGGCGCGCTGTTCGACCTGGATGCCGCGGAGCCCGTGCCGGCTGCAGTCGAGCCGTTGCAGCGCCGGCTGATCCTGGCGCGATTGGTGCAGGAAGCCGATCCCGCGCTCGACGCCGCGGAGGCGGTACGGCTCGCGGGCGATCTCGGGCGGACGCTCGACCAGCTGCTGATCGAAGAAGTGTCGCCGGCCGGCCTGCGCGACATTGCGCTGGCCGAGGGGCTGTCCGAACATTGGGCACGGGCGCTGTCGAGCTTCACGCTGGTGCTCGACCGCTGGCCGGCGGAACTGGCAGGGCATGGCCGCATCGAGCTGGCGGAGCGTCGTAGCCGGCTGCTCGATCGAACCGCTGCGGCCTGGCGCGCTCGCCCGCCCGAGGGCTTCGTCTGCGCGGCGGGTGTGACTTCGGTCGCCCCGGCCGTCGCTCGATTGCTGCGGACCATCAGCGAACTGCCCAATGGATCGGTCGTGCTGCCGGGTGTCGACCTGGCGATGGGCGACGAGGAATGGGACGCGCTCGGCCCGTTCGAGCGCGACGAGGTAACAGGTCGCCAGCCGCGCGGCGAGGAAACGCACCCTCAATATCACCTGAAGATCTTGCTGCGCCGCATGGGTGTCGCGCGCGGCGAAGTGCGGACGTGGCGTGCGGGGTCGGAGGTCGATGCGCCGCCGGCACGCGGGCGGATGATCGCGACGGCGCTGTCGCCGGCCGAGTTCACGCACGAATGGTCGGCGCTGAAGCCCGGCCAGCGCAACCTGAGCGGTGTCCGCGCTCTGGAAGCCGCCACGCCCGCCGAGGAAGCGCAGGCGATCGCGCTGGCGCTGCGCGAGGTTTTGGAGACGCCCGGGCGGACCGGCGCGCTGGTGACGCCCGATCGAGCGCTGGCCGGGCGCGTCGTCGCCCACCTGGCGCGCTGGGGTGTGGCGATCGACGACTCCGCCGGGCGGCCGCTGTCGCAGACGCCGCCGGGCGCGCTGCTGCTGGCGCTGGCCGAGGCTGCGACCGGCGATTTCGCGCCGCTGCCGTTGTTGGCGCTGCTAAAACATCCGCTGATCGCGGCAGGTGACGAGCGGCCGGTGTGGCTGGAAGGCGTGCGGGCGCTCGACATGGCGCTTCGCGGCCCTCGGCCGCCAGCGGGGTTGGACGGGCTGACGCAGCATTTCGCCGAAGCCGGCGGCATCGCCGCCGAACGCTGGCCGACGATCTGCGGGCGATTGGCGCCGGTCGGGCGGGTGCTGGCGGATAGCCCGACACTTGGCGATGCGCTGGCGTGTCTGCGGGAGGCAGCGACGCGACTGTGCGGCGACACGCTCTGGTCGCGCGTCGACGGGCGCGCGGCGGCGGAATTGCTGGCGGAACTGGAAGAGCGCGCGCAATCCGGGCCGACGACCGTCACACCAGGCACGCTGCCCGCGCTGCTACGGACGCTGATGGACGAGGTTGCGATCCGGCCGGTGCGCGGCAGCCATCCGCGCCTCGCGATCTATGGCCTGGTCGAGGCGCAATTGCAGTCGGCCGATTTGATGGTGCTCGCTGGCCTCAACGAGGGCGTCTGGCCGGGCCTGCCGTCGCCCGACCCGTGGCTCGCGCCGCGCATCCGGGCGGAGCTCGGCCTGCCGGGGCTCGACTGGCGGATCGGTCTGGCGGCGCATGATCTGGCGGGCGGGCTCGGTGCGCCCGAAGTGTTGCTGACCCGCGCGCGGCGTGATGCACGCTCGCCGACGATCGCCTCGCGCTTCTGGCTGCGGCTGCAGGCGTTGGCGGGCGAGGGCTGGGCACGCGCCGACCATCTGCTCGACTGGGCGCGGGGGCTCGATCACCCGCACGCGCATCGCCCCGCTGATCGGCCGCAGCCGTCGCCGCCGCTCGACCGCCGGCCGACCCGCATCGCGGTGACCGACGTCGATCGGCTGAAGGCCGACCCCTATGCCTTCTACGCCAAGCAGATCCTGAAGCTGCGTCCGCTTGATGCGGTCGATGCCGATCCCAGCGCCGCGTGGCGCGGGACCGAAGTGCACGCGATCCTTCGCCAGGCGTGGGAGGAAGACGGCCTGGACGCCGTGCGCCTGCGGGCGCGGGCGCAAGGGTGGCTGGCCGACGCGCATCCGATGCTGCGGGCATTGTGGCAGCCGCGGCTGATGGAAGCGATCGACTGGATCGGCGCGCAGATGACGGCGATGCGGGACGAGGGCCGGGACGTATTGGCAGTGGAGAAGAAGGGCGAGATTCCGCTCGCGGGTGTCACGCTCTACGGCATCTTCGACCGGATCGACCGGTTGGCCGGCGGCGGGATCGGGATCATCGATTACAAGACGGGAAAACCGCCCTCGACCGCGGCGGTGCGTGCGGGGTTCAGCCTCCAGCTCGGACTACTCGGGCTGATAGCCGAGCGCGGTGGGTTCGAGGGTGTGCGGGGGGCGGCGCAGGCGTTCGAATATTGGTCGCTGGGCAAGGGCAAGGACGGCTTTGGCTATGTCGCGACGCCGGTCGACGCAGCAGGCAAGTACGGGCGGATCGTGACCGAAGAGTTCGTGCCGCTGGCCGAACGCAGCTTCGCCGAAGCGGCGGGAAAGTGGCTGACCGGCGTCGAGCCGTTCACCGCCAAGCTGGTGCCCGAATTCGCGCCTTATGCGGAATATGACCAGCTGATGCGGCGGGACGAGTGGTATGGGCGTGATTGA